A genomic segment from Desulfonatronum lacustre DSM 10312 encodes:
- a CDS encoding response regulator, giving the protein MALRTKVLLLFLLVGLTPLGILGGFSLLRVDDAVRSSTQMQLVSLATEVGREIHRAVNDAGNAIYLLAENPVLVSERATMNELAAELGKTDRFYPMILDLTLLDLDGEVRTSVHHSYRGAWASTSWFQGARDGDRLVSNVHAQLHPYQVVMTVAVPVRELKDGPVRGVLVGQIAMERIWEIVSQVSFGPEGRTRLVDHRGLVVASSFSDEEVLRPLPLTDLVESVGERESWVGHINTDMEKVAVVAPVDGVSQELIQTGWSLVLTQPTARAYPALARLRMGLGMSALLSLVMVVMLAALLSGHVKRRISTLVQATRRLGQGVFDVPLPDLGRDEIGELGRALNRTADALAASDQEIKHYQAHLQELVDSRTADLQAANEYLRREVEERRRVEEERERLGEQLRQSQKMEAVGTLAGGIAHDFNNMLQAISSHVQLLRMSCGDVCPTNCRESVRTGLNRIAQTVNRATELVQRLLTFSRRGESRRIRHNLNDDIRDVVALLGRILPHTIRIEIDADPNLADVSADPVQMEQVLVNLANNARDAMPEGGDLRLETRNVELSPEQAAAYLGLSPGPHVRLAVSDTGAGMDATTLRHIFEPFFTTKEVGKGTGLGLSMVYGIVRDHEGMIACASQTGKGTTFTMLLPALEPVRDAAPDSPEESLGGAEADPRAGSEAFRTSSAGVKILMVDDEEMIREVTAELLTAHGYEVFQAADGLEALEVHARERIDLVITDVGMPGMGGEALLLALRERDPKAKVIISSGYVGVRDNGELRKASGMLTKPYKLEELLGMVRGLLEEKHEEAARQSDKTASPDTSR; this is encoded by the coding sequence ATGGCCCTGCGCACCAAGGTTCTGCTTCTTTTTTTGCTGGTCGGCCTGACGCCCCTGGGAATTCTGGGCGGCTTCTCCCTGCTTCGGGTGGATGACGCGGTTCGTTCGTCCACCCAAATGCAGTTGGTGTCCCTGGCCACGGAAGTGGGTCGGGAAATTCACCGGGCCGTGAACGATGCCGGCAACGCCATTTATCTGCTTGCGGAAAATCCCGTGCTCGTCTCGGAGCGGGCGACCATGAACGAATTGGCGGCTGAACTGGGCAAGACGGATCGGTTTTATCCCATGATCCTGGATCTGACGCTGCTGGACCTGGACGGCGAGGTGCGGACCTCGGTCCATCATTCCTACCGCGGCGCCTGGGCCTCCACATCGTGGTTTCAGGGGGCTCGCGATGGAGATCGCCTTGTTTCCAACGTCCATGCCCAACTTCATCCTTACCAGGTGGTGATGACCGTGGCGGTTCCGGTCAGAGAGCTTAAGGACGGTCCCGTCCGGGGCGTTTTGGTCGGCCAGATCGCCATGGAGCGGATCTGGGAGATCGTGAGCCAGGTATCCTTTGGTCCGGAGGGACGGACCCGGCTGGTGGACCATCGAGGGTTGGTGGTGGCTTCCAGCTTTTCGGACGAGGAGGTGCTGCGTCCGTTGCCTTTGACGGACCTGGTCGAGTCGGTGGGTGAAAGGGAGAGTTGGGTGGGCCATATCAACACGGACATGGAAAAAGTGGCCGTGGTAGCCCCCGTGGATGGTGTTTCCCAGGAGCTGATCCAGACCGGCTGGAGCCTCGTCCTGACCCAGCCGACAGCCCGGGCCTACCCCGCCCTGGCCCGGCTGCGCATGGGATTGGGCATGAGCGCGTTGCTCTCCCTGGTTATGGTCGTCATGCTGGCCGCGTTACTCAGCGGGCATGTCAAGCGCCGGATATCGACCCTGGTCCAGGCCACCCGCAGGCTGGGCCAAGGAGTGTTCGACGTTCCGTTGCCCGACCTGGGCCGCGATGAGATTGGCGAACTGGGCCGGGCCTTGAACCGAACCGCGGATGCTCTGGCCGCTTCGGATCAAGAAATCAAGCATTATCAAGCTCACTTGCAGGAGCTGGTGGACAGCCGGACCGCTGATCTTCAGGCGGCCAACGAGTACTTGCGACGGGAAGTGGAGGAACGGCGTCGGGTCGAGGAGGAACGGGAGCGGCTGGGAGAGCAGTTGCGCCAATCCCAGAAGATGGAGGCCGTGGGCACCCTGGCCGGAGGCATTGCCCACGACTTCAACAACATGCTCCAAGCCATTTCCAGCCATGTCCAACTGCTGCGAATGTCCTGCGGCGACGTTTGTCCAACCAATTGCCGGGAGTCCGTCCGAACGGGGTTGAATCGCATCGCTCAGACCGTGAACAGGGCCACGGAACTGGTGCAGCGGTTGCTGACCTTCAGTCGGAGAGGAGAGTCGCGGCGGATACGGCACAACCTGAACGACGATATCCGGGACGTGGTGGCGCTGCTCGGGCGCATCCTGCCGCACACGATCCGGATCGAGATCGATGCCGATCCGAATCTGGCCGACGTTTCCGCGGACCCGGTGCAGATGGAGCAGGTCCTGGTCAATCTGGCCAACAACGCCCGGGACGCCATGCCCGAGGGGGGGGACCTGCGGCTGGAAACCCGGAACGTGGAGTTGAGCCCGGAACAGGCCGCCGCATACCTGGGGCTGTCGCCGGGACCGCATGTCCGGTTGGCCGTGTCCGACACCGGGGCCGGAATGGATGCAACGACGCTGCGACACATTTTCGAACCTTTTTTCACCACCAAGGAAGTGGGCAAAGGCACCGGTCTGGGATTGTCCATGGTCTACGGGATCGTGCGGGATCACGAGGGCATGATTGCCTGCGCCAGCCAAACGGGCAAGGGGACGACTTTCACCATGCTGCTGCCGGCCCTGGAGCCGGTTCGGGACGCCGCCCCGGATAGTCCGGAGGAATCCTTGGGAGGTGCCGAAGCGGATCCGCGGGCCGGGTCCGAGGCGTTCCGAACGTCCTCCGCGGGGGTGAAGATCCTGATGGTGGACGACGAGGAGATGATCCGGGAAGTGACCGCGGAACTGCTGACCGCCCACGGCTACGAGGTCTTCCAGGCCGCGGACGGCCTGGAAGCCCTGGAGGTGCATGCCCGGGAGAGGATCGATCTGGTGATCACGGACGTGGGCATGCCGGGCATGGGCGGCGAGGCCCTGCTGCTGGCGTTGCGGGAGCGGGACCCGAAGGCCAAGGTCATCATATCCAGCGGCTATGTCGGTGTCCGGGACAACGGAGAACTGCGAAAAGCCTCGGGGATGCTCACCAAGCCGTACAAACTGGAGGAATTGCTGGGAATGGTGCGGGGACTGCTGGAGGAGAAGCATGAAGAGGCTGCTCGGCAATCGGACAAAACGGCCTCGCCTGACACCAGTCGGTAA
- a CDS encoding ABC transporter substrate-binding protein — protein MKDRSAIFGGVWRMLALAACWFLGLGLGGCTESPEREAAVQSEHGSARLVLYNWEEYLGRDTLDQFQRATGIEVELRTYEDDEEMVGALLSGSLEADLIILSESAASELVWGRVLAPLNRELLPNLRHVDPEIMAKLQIMGEDYKAPYLEGYTGVVVNTRHVDRSPDSWSVLWEPSLAGRVAMLNNPFEVIGAASMMLGHPLNPEPEHLGEVRDALLAQRPLLAGYLHDTEILNKMASGELWAAQSYSNDALMALEENPDLAFGFPLEGCAAWVDVFVVPVLARNADAAHAFINFVHTPEIMAEIAGELWSATPNLAAREFIDPEVLESPVVHPPQSVRDRCTYFGDFGSSESVSSRMKLWAELLSGM, from the coding sequence ATGAAGGATCGTTCAGCAATCTTCGGCGGTGTTTGGCGCATGCTGGCCCTGGCCGCATGCTGGTTTTTGGGCCTGGGCCTTGGCGGTTGCACCGAGTCCCCGGAGCGGGAAGCGGCGGTTCAGTCCGAGCACGGGTCGGCCCGACTGGTGCTCTACAATTGGGAGGAGTACCTGGGCCGGGACACGTTGGACCAGTTTCAGCGGGCCACGGGCATAGAGGTGGAACTGCGCACCTATGAGGACGACGAGGAGATGGTCGGCGCGTTGCTGTCCGGTTCGCTGGAGGCGGATTTGATCATTCTCAGCGAAAGCGCGGCCAGTGAGCTGGTCTGGGGCCGGGTTCTCGCGCCGTTGAACAGGGAACTCCTGCCCAATCTGCGCCATGTTGATCCGGAAATCATGGCCAAGCTGCAAATCATGGGGGAAGATTACAAGGCCCCGTACCTGGAGGGTTATACCGGGGTGGTGGTCAACACCCGCCACGTCGACCGGTCTCCGGATTCCTGGTCCGTGCTCTGGGAGCCGAGCCTTGCCGGCCGGGTGGCCATGCTCAACAACCCCTTTGAGGTCATCGGCGCGGCAAGCATGATGCTGGGCCATCCGCTCAATCCCGAGCCGGAGCATCTGGGCGAGGTCCGCGACGCGCTGCTGGCGCAGCGCCCCTTGCTGGCGGGCTATCTGCACGACACGGAGATTCTGAACAAAATGGCCTCCGGAGAGCTTTGGGCCGCGCAGAGTTACAGCAACGACGCGCTGATGGCCCTGGAGGAAAACCCGGACCTGGCCTTCGGGTTTCCTCTGGAAGGCTGCGCGGCCTGGGTGGACGTGTTCGTGGTGCCCGTATTGGCTCGTAACGCGGACGCGGCCCATGCCTTCATCAATTTCGTGCACACCCCGGAAATCATGGCCGAGATCGCCGGTGAACTCTGGTCCGCCACGCCCAATCTGGCGGCTCGGGAATTCATCGACCCCGAGGTCCTGGAATCTCCGGTGGTCCATCCGCCGCAAAGTGTCCGGGATCGATGCACGTATTTCGGTGACTTCGGCTCATCGGAGTCCGTGAGTTCGCGGATGAAGCTCTGGGCCGAGCTGCTGTCCGGGATGTGA
- a CDS encoding response regulator produces the protein MKSLVVDDELVSRSKLKKIMESFGPCDAVEDGDQAVLTVIKALNLGEPYDVILMDLMMPVMDGHEALKRIRAIEQERRVEPGKEARVIVVSSLEDQKNVCQAFFKGLASVYVTKPVNRESVHTALRSLNLE, from the coding sequence ATGAAAAGCCTGGTGGTGGATGATGAACTGGTAAGTCGGAGCAAACTGAAAAAAATCATGGAATCCTTTGGCCCCTGCGATGCGGTTGAAGACGGGGATCAAGCCGTGTTGACCGTGATCAAGGCCTTGAATCTGGGGGAACCCTACGATGTGATCCTGATGGACCTGATGATGCCGGTCATGGACGGCCACGAGGCTCTGAAGCGGATTCGGGCCATTGAGCAGGAACGACGGGTCGAGCCGGGAAAGGAGGCGCGGGTGATCGTGGTTTCCAGCCTGGAGGACCAGAAAAATGTCTGTCAGGCCTTTTTCAAAGGGCTGGCCAGCGTTTACGTAACCAAGCCGGTGAACCGCGAATCCGTGCACACGGCGCTGCGCTCGTTGAACCTGGAATAG
- a CDS encoding hybrid sensor histidine kinase/response regulator, giving the protein MKRTSWRVLPGPRPMVVLAFVLTVGLLFSWWSVRTADRMMREDLLRQARLVTQALKPDWVRSLSGDRSDLETTQYARLKEHLWLTKLVDHRWEWLYLMGRHDDGTAFFFVDSEPDTDWEPSLPGQVYEEATDELLSMFDTGRALMEGPETDRWGTWVSALVPLIDPADGTLLAVTGIDVEAGDWRWSAMRAGIFPAVMTLVLAAVLMIGYMLLAARREREAEARKAGLPLEAVLTVLVGLILTVAVSRTLHRAEYRNHFKTFSLLADVKSANILDNFQYLTESESPGLASLLELVDAESLVQGALDADSGAGGESLTFINFYQLHPDQGKILLGTTAEHGGSRRYASFALTRPVMAFDKTYALEVRPTRVFERLNPIMVGWLAALSGLMMTGAVGLVVGVMVHRREQLQRLITERTQALRDSRNQFQSLVDNIPGATYRRDAGKGRALLFVSDPVEAIIGFSARDFLGPSPALNHRDVIHPDDLEYVVRSVAQAVADGVPWEVEYRVLHRDGGERWVYEKGGEVRDAQGRTVFLDGFILDVTDRRKVEEKMLDSARKLTRKNLELDAALAQAEEATRAKSQFLANMSHEIRTPLNAIMGMAELARGKGSTVPPQLALRTISGEVEALMGIINDILDFSKIEAGHLELESTVFDLRAVFRQVEESLAVLARRKGLRFTSRVTPEIPSSLLGDAGRLRQVLLNLGGNAIKFTHAGEVSISADLLEIRDDTARVRFEVRDTGIGIPVHKHAHIFESFTQVDGSTTREYGGTGLGLAICKRFVELMGGIIFLESVENQGSTFSFVLELQKPFELDAPTPRKDTESPPGVMTVPTSSTSQGRILLVEDYPTNRQVALHHLYGAGYVVDVAENGLQAVRAFQKKPYDLILMDVQMPIMDGWDATREIRKLEEENAGMLESWNAGIDQKSDLGISYFSGHDSRETNSAQTVSQHPNIPTSQYSSIPASQYPRIPIIAMTAHAVVGYREKCLAAGMDDYLTKPMRREELLAMVAKWIGTPGSPEVEAKAVLVSVQPKTTLPSTTQPETTDSSGEPMDYQRAVEEFEGDAELLEEVLQGFLDNVARQIPVMEEALVSGDHGSLVEQAHAIKGGAANLLAKELAGAARDMERIGRREELAEEPAKERADGQAVLERLREAYRRLLAYAERRMK; this is encoded by the coding sequence ATGAAGAGAACCTCCTGGCGTGTTCTTCCGGGGCCGCGTCCGATGGTCGTCCTGGCTTTTGTTTTGACGGTCGGGTTGTTGTTCAGTTGGTGGTCCGTGCGCACTGCCGATCGGATGATGCGCGAGGACTTGTTGCGCCAGGCCCGGTTGGTGACCCAGGCTTTGAAGCCGGACTGGGTGAGAAGCCTCTCCGGGGATCGGTCCGACCTGGAAACGACCCAGTACGCCCGGCTCAAAGAGCACCTGTGGCTGACCAAGTTGGTCGACCACCGTTGGGAATGGCTCTACCTGATGGGCCGCCACGATGACGGAACGGCCTTTTTTTTTGTGGATTCCGAACCGGACACGGACTGGGAGCCCTCCCTGCCCGGGCAGGTCTACGAGGAAGCCACGGACGAACTCCTGAGCATGTTTGACACGGGCCGAGCTTTGATGGAGGGACCGGAAACCGACCGCTGGGGGACTTGGGTCAGCGCTCTGGTTCCCCTGATTGATCCGGCTGACGGCACGTTGCTGGCCGTGACGGGCATCGACGTGGAGGCCGGGGACTGGCGGTGGTCCGCGATGCGGGCCGGAATTTTTCCGGCTGTGATGACCCTGGTTCTGGCCGCCGTGTTGATGATCGGATATATGCTGCTGGCCGCTCGTCGGGAGCGGGAGGCCGAAGCCCGGAAAGCCGGGCTCCCTCTGGAAGCCGTGCTGACCGTACTCGTCGGACTCATCCTGACCGTGGCCGTCTCCCGGACCCTGCACCGAGCCGAATATCGAAACCATTTCAAGACTTTTTCCTTGCTGGCCGACGTCAAGTCGGCCAATATTCTCGACAATTTCCAGTATCTTACCGAAAGCGAAAGTCCCGGCTTGGCCTCCCTGCTTGAACTCGTCGACGCGGAGTCCCTGGTTCAAGGCGCGTTGGACGCGGATTCCGGGGCCGGCGGCGAGTCCCTGACGTTCATCAACTTTTATCAACTGCATCCGGACCAGGGCAAAATATTGCTGGGAACCACCGCGGAGCACGGCGGTTCGCGACGGTACGCCTCTTTCGCCCTGACCAGGCCGGTGATGGCCTTTGACAAGACTTACGCCCTGGAGGTCCGTCCGACCCGGGTCTTTGAGAGGCTCAATCCGATCATGGTCGGCTGGCTGGCGGCCCTGTCCGGTTTGATGATGACCGGGGCCGTCGGGTTGGTGGTGGGCGTAATGGTCCATCGCCGCGAACAGCTCCAGCGACTGATCACCGAGCGGACCCAAGCCTTGCGGGACAGTCGCAACCAATTCCAGTCCCTGGTCGACAATATTCCCGGCGCCACCTACCGTCGGGATGCCGGAAAGGGACGCGCCTTGCTGTTCGTCAGCGATCCCGTCGAGGCGATCATCGGCTTTTCGGCGCGAGATTTTTTAGGTCCGAGTCCCGCTCTGAACCATCGGGACGTCATCCATCCCGACGACCTGGAATATGTCGTCCGGTCCGTGGCCCAGGCCGTCGCCGACGGCGTTCCGTGGGAAGTGGAGTACCGGGTGCTGCATCGTGACGGGGGCGAACGTTGGGTCTACGAAAAAGGCGGTGAGGTTCGGGACGCGCAAGGGCGGACCGTTTTTCTGGATGGATTCATTCTGGATGTCACGGATCGTCGAAAAGTCGAAGAGAAAATGTTGGATTCGGCCCGGAAGCTGACCCGTAAGAACCTTGAGTTGGATGCCGCTCTGGCCCAGGCCGAGGAAGCGACACGGGCCAAGAGTCAGTTTCTGGCCAATATGAGCCATGAAATCCGGACCCCGCTGAACGCGATCATGGGCATGGCCGAGCTTGCGCGGGGCAAGGGGAGCACGGTTCCTCCGCAACTGGCCCTGCGGACCATCTCCGGAGAGGTCGAAGCGTTGATGGGCATCATCAATGACATTCTGGACTTCTCCAAGATCGAAGCCGGGCATCTTGAGTTGGAATCGACGGTCTTTGATTTGCGGGCCGTGTTCCGTCAGGTGGAGGAGTCCCTGGCCGTGCTGGCCCGGCGTAAAGGGCTGCGGTTCACCTCTCGCGTCACCCCGGAAATCCCCTCGTCCCTGTTGGGAGACGCGGGCCGGTTGCGCCAAGTATTGCTGAATCTTGGCGGGAACGCGATCAAGTTCACCCATGCCGGGGAAGTGTCGATTTCCGCGGACTTGTTGGAGATTCGCGACGACACGGCTCGGGTTCGATTTGAGGTCCGGGACACGGGCATCGGAATTCCGGTGCACAAACACGCCCATATTTTCGAAAGTTTCACTCAGGTGGACGGCTCCACGACACGGGAATACGGCGGAACGGGCCTGGGGTTGGCCATTTGCAAGCGATTCGTGGAATTAATGGGCGGAATTATCTTCCTGGAAAGCGTGGAGAACCAGGGCAGCACCTTCAGCTTTGTCCTGGAGCTCCAAAAGCCTTTCGAATTGGACGCACCCACGCCACGAAAGGATACGGAATCTCCGCCCGGCGTCATGACCGTTCCAACATCCAGCACGTCCCAGGGCCGGATTCTCCTGGTGGAGGACTACCCCACCAATCGGCAAGTGGCTCTGCACCACCTGTACGGAGCGGGCTACGTCGTGGACGTGGCTGAAAACGGCCTCCAGGCCGTCCGGGCCTTTCAAAAGAAGCCGTACGATTTGATCCTGATGGACGTGCAAATGCCGATCATGGACGGCTGGGACGCGACGAGGGAGATCAGGAAGTTGGAAGAAGAAAATGCTGGGATGCTGGAATCCTGGAATGCTGGAATTGATCAGAAGAGCGACCTTGGCATTTCATATTTCTCCGGCCATGATTCCAGGGAGACGAATTCCGCACAAACTGTATCCCAGCATCCCAACATCCCAACATCCCAGTATTCCAGCATTCCAGCATCCCAGTATCCCAGAATTCCAATCATCGCCATGACCGCCCATGCGGTGGTGGGATATCGGGAGAAGTGCCTGGCTGCGGGGATGGACGATTATTTGACCAAGCCCATGCGGCGGGAGGAGTTGTTGGCCATGGTGGCCAAGTGGATCGGGACGCCCGGGTCGCCGGAGGTGGAGGCAAAGGCTGTCTTGGTTTCCGTTCAGCCTAAAACGACCCTGCCTAGCACGACCCAGCCTGAAACGACCGATTCCAGTGGCGAGCCCATGGATTATCAACGGGCCGTGGAGGAATTCGAAGGGGATGCTGAACTGCTGGAGGAGGTCCTGCAAGGGTTTCTGGACAATGTGGCCCGGCAGATACCGGTGATGGAAGAGGCTCTGGTCTCGGGGGATCACGGAAGCCTGGTCGAGCAGGCCCATGCCATCAAAGGCGGAGCCGCCAATCTGCTGGCGAAGGAACTGGCCGGGGCGGCCAGGGATATGGAACGGATCGGTCGAAGGGAAGAACTGGCCGAAGAACCGGCGAAAGAACGTGCGGACGGTCAAGCGGTCCTGGAACGGTTGCGAGAGGCATATCGCCGGCTCTTGGCGTACGCGGAGAGGAGGATGAAATGA
- a CDS encoding response regulator gives MNSEEISARLAKLERMLEQARRGAEESSKVRDEFLGRISHELRTPLNAIMGMTELLSGTGLDATQANYLSMIDQSTSQLLRLVNEILDFSQLRSETEDEDHVDFTIVQDILPRLHAQKKKALDKGLHFFMHVGQDVSGTLHGVPDWIAQVVSALVDNAVKFTDYGEVLVHFDCGRGKIGKPVLCINVTDTGIGVPRESQEVIFNKLVTGPHSRRFGGLGMGLAVARELVEKMGGDIVVDSDLYLGSTFSVSLPLPRHAVRPTASDTPGGPFSILLVEDEPVNRFMTEQLLSKHGHRVVAVEDGEQALEALAGATFDLVLMDISMPVLDGLEATKIIRSGERPDINKDIPIIALTAMVMPDDRKRCLAAGMDAFVTKPVETTKLGEVMHEVLAVRRP, from the coding sequence ATGAACAGCGAAGAAATTTCCGCCAGATTGGCCAAACTGGAGCGGATGCTTGAGCAGGCTCGGCGGGGAGCCGAGGAGAGCTCCAAGGTGCGGGATGAGTTTCTGGGGCGGATCAGTCACGAGTTGCGGACCCCGTTGAACGCGATCATGGGGATGACCGAACTGCTGTCCGGCACCGGACTGGACGCGACCCAAGCCAACTACCTGTCCATGATCGACCAATCCACGTCCCAGTTGCTTCGATTGGTCAACGAGATCCTGGATTTTTCCCAGTTGCGGTCCGAGACGGAGGACGAAGACCACGTCGACTTTACCATTGTCCAGGATATCCTGCCCCGGTTGCATGCCCAGAAAAAGAAAGCCCTTGATAAAGGACTGCATTTTTTCATGCACGTTGGCCAGGACGTCTCCGGGACCCTGCACGGCGTTCCGGACTGGATCGCCCAGGTGGTGAGTGCGCTGGTGGACAACGCGGTCAAGTTCACGGACTACGGCGAGGTGCTGGTGCATTTCGACTGCGGCCGAGGGAAGATCGGGAAGCCGGTCCTGTGCATCAATGTCACGGACACCGGTATCGGGGTGCCCAGGGAGAGCCAGGAGGTGATCTTCAACAAGCTGGTCACCGGGCCGCATTCCAGGCGCTTTGGCGGTTTGGGCATGGGACTGGCCGTGGCCCGTGAACTTGTGGAGAAAATGGGCGGCGACATCGTCGTGGACAGTGATCTGTACCTGGGAAGCACCTTTTCCGTTTCCCTGCCCCTGCCGAGGCATGCGGTTCGACCGACGGCTTCGGACACGCCTGGCGGTCCGTTCTCGATCCTCCTGGTTGAGGACGAGCCCGTCAACAGGTTCATGACCGAACAACTCCTGAGCAAGCACGGCCACCGGGTGGTCGCCGTGGAGGACGGCGAGCAAGCCCTGGAAGCCCTGGCCGGGGCGACATTCGACCTGGTGCTGATGGACATCTCCATGCCCGTGCTGGATGGTCTGGAAGCGACCAAGATCATCCGTTCCGGCGAAAGGCCCGACATCAACAAGGATATCCCCATCATCGCCCTGACCGCCATGGTCATGCCCGATGATCGCAAGCGCTGCCTGGCCGCGGGCATGGACGCCTTCGTGACCAAGCCGGTGGAGACGACGAAGCTGGGAGAGGTGATGCACGAGGTCCTGGCAGTTCGACGGCCCTGA
- a CDS encoding chemotaxis protein CheA codes for MSRDEQMQQAKEAYLEEARELLGDLEDALLELESDPEDRELINRVFRSMHTIKGSGAMFGFDDIAMFTHELETVFDLVRNDELRVTSELLDLTLKSRDLILEMLHQDGCHASTCQGESERIVARLRGFLTQAGKGPTGSTADETDVEGPEASGSTDELSTVYRISFKPDARIFLTGTNPLALLEELAELGNCKIVARTENIPRLEEMDPVSCYTWWDMILVTSRGREAIHDVFIFVEDDCELTIQEVETVNPDDVTHVGKRLGEILVERGDVNIQDLKAILKQQRPLGELLTQAGLVSSQGLEAALTEQEVMRDVRAPRMEHKEAVTSIRVEAAKLDKLGDLVGELVIVQARLTQLVTQRHDPALASLAEELERLSDELRDNTLGIRMLPIGSTFNKFLRLVRDLSKELGKEIELVTQGGETELDKNVIEKLNDPMVHLLRNSIDHGVESPQARQAKGKSRKGRITLSAEHASGEVLIRIMDDGAGIEPARIRAKALEKGLITADSALSDDEVLQLVFLPGFSTAEQVSNVSGRGVGMDVVKRGIDALRGVIKLESVPNKGTSVLIKLPLTLAIIDGLQVEVAQEQYVIPLSSVEECVELDRFKSNFGENGEMINLRGEAVPFIRLRNWFDQQGALQAIEQVVVVNVQEQRVGLVVDKVIGQHQTVIKSLGRVYRELDGISGATINGDGTMALILDVQALIGAAVRNAVQCEGTQPI; via the coding sequence ATGAGTCGTGATGAGCAGATGCAGCAGGCCAAAGAAGCCTATTTGGAAGAGGCTCGGGAACTGCTGGGAGACCTGGAAGACGCCCTGTTGGAATTGGAGTCCGACCCCGAGGATCGCGAACTGATCAACCGGGTATTCCGGTCCATGCACACGATCAAGGGTTCCGGTGCGATGTTCGGTTTCGACGACATCGCCATGTTCACCCACGAACTGGAAACCGTGTTCGATCTGGTCCGCAACGACGAATTGCGCGTCACTTCGGAATTGCTGGATTTGACCCTCAAATCCCGGGACTTGATTCTGGAGATGCTGCACCAGGACGGATGCCACGCGTCTACCTGTCAAGGCGAGTCCGAGCGGATCGTCGCGCGGTTGCGAGGGTTCCTGACGCAAGCCGGAAAAGGGCCGACCGGGTCGACCGCCGACGAGACGGACGTTGAAGGGCCGGAGGCGAGCGGTTCGACCGATGAGCTTTCCACAGTGTACCGGATTAGCTTCAAGCCGGATGCCCGCATTTTTTTGACCGGAACCAACCCCTTGGCCTTGTTGGAAGAATTGGCCGAGCTGGGCAATTGCAAGATCGTGGCCCGGACCGAAAACATCCCCAGGCTGGAGGAAATGGACCCGGTGTCCTGCTACACGTGGTGGGATATGATTCTGGTGACGTCGCGGGGCAGGGAAGCCATTCACGACGTGTTCATTTTCGTGGAGGACGACTGCGAACTGACCATCCAGGAGGTGGAGACGGTCAACCCGGACGACGTGACCCATGTAGGCAAGCGGCTGGGTGAGATTTTGGTCGAGCGCGGAGACGTGAATATCCAGGACCTCAAAGCGATTCTCAAGCAGCAGCGGCCCTTGGGCGAATTGTTGACCCAGGCCGGACTGGTCAGCTCCCAAGGGCTGGAGGCGGCCCTGACCGAGCAGGAAGTGATGCGGGATGTTCGGGCACCTCGGATGGAGCACAAGGAGGCGGTGACCAGCATCCGAGTGGAGGCCGCCAAGCTGGACAAGCTGGGGGACCTGGTGGGCGAGCTGGTTATCGTCCAGGCCCGGCTGACCCAACTCGTGACCCAGCGCCACGACCCGGCCCTGGCCAGCCTGGCCGAGGAACTGGAGCGGCTCAGCGACGAGTTGCGGGACAACACCCTGGGCATCCGGATGCTGCCCATCGGCAGCACCTTCAACAAATTTTTACGGTTGGTCCGGGACCTTTCCAAGGAACTGGGCAAGGAAATCGAGCTGGTCACCCAGGGCGGAGAAACCGAGCTGGACAAGAACGTGATCGAGAAGCTCAACGATCCCATGGTCCATCTCTTGCGCAATTCCATCGACCACGGGGTGGAGTCGCCGCAAGCGCGGCAGGCCAAGGGCAAGTCGCGCAAAGGCCGGATCACCCTTTCCGCCGAGCATGCCAGCGGCGAGGTCCTGATCCGGATCATGGACGACGGCGCGGGCATCGAACCGGCCAGGATCCGGGCCAAGGCCCTGGAAAAAGGGCTCATCACCGCGGATTCCGCCCTTTCGGACGACGAGGTGTTGCAACTGGTTTTCCTGCCTGGGTTTTCCACCGCCGAGCAGGTCAGCAACGTGTCCGGGCGCGGCGTGGGCATGGATGTGGTCAAGCGCGGCATCGACGCCCTGCGCGGGGTGATCAAGCTGGAGAGCGTCCCGAACAAAGGCACCAGCGTCCTGATCAAGCTCCCGCTGACCCTGGCGATCATCGACGGGTTGCAGGTGGAGGTGGCCCAGGAACAGTACGTCATTCCGTTGTCCTCGGTGGAGGAATGCGTCGAGTTGGACCGCTTCAAGTCGAATTTCGGCGAGAACGGGGAAATGATCAATCTGCGCGGAGAAGCCGTCCCGTTCATCCGCCTGCGCAACTGGTTCGACCAACAGGGAGCGTTGCAGGCCATCGAGCAAGTGGTGGTCGTCAATGTTCAGGAGCAGCGCGTCGGGCTGGTGGTGGACAAGGTCATCGGCCAGCATCAGACCGTGATCAAAAGCCTGGGCCGCGTATACCGCGAACTGGACGGCATCTCCGGAGCGACCATCAACGGAGACGGCACCATGGCCCTGATCCTGGACGTCCAAGCCTTGATCGGCGCCGCGGTGCGGAATGCCGTGCAGTGTGAGGGGACCCAACCAATATGA